One region of Quercus lobata isolate SW786 chromosome 2, ValleyOak3.0 Primary Assembly, whole genome shotgun sequence genomic DNA includes:
- the LOC115978000 gene encoding uncharacterized protein LOC115978000 isoform X1: MEKKEEQQELEDERREAAIASTPSLQPNFKPKRGITQAQLSKFQELHMKRLQIKSKSKIKKKSRGTAVGSDRSHSKDLNVHDSVVEDSTIAIEESSISNSESHINKNSSFVRQSNVAAPFASKKHQKLHWGLDTKERWERKANM; the protein is encoded by the exons atggagaagaaagaagagcaGCAGGAATTAGAAGACGAGAGAAGGGAAGCAGCAATAGCTTCAACCCCATCTCTTCAACCCAATTTCAAGCCCAAACGAGGCATAACTCAAGCCCAGCTTTCCAAGTTCCAA GAATTGCACATGAAGCGTTTGCAAATAAAGTCAAAATCAAAGATTAAGAAGAAATCAAGAG GGACTGCAGTTGGAAGTGACAGATCACATAGCAAAGACCTCAATGTCCATGACTCTGTGGTTGAAGATTCAACTATAGCAATTGAGGAGTCAAGTATTTCCAACTCTGAAAGCCACATTAACAAAAACAGTTCCTTCGTAAGGCAGAGCAATGTAGCTGCTCCTTTTGCATCAAAGAAGCACCAGAAGCTACATTGGGG GCTTGACACAAAGGAAAGGTGGGAAAGGAAAGCTAACATGTAG
- the LOC115978000 gene encoding uncharacterized protein LOC115978000 isoform X2 codes for MEKKEEQQELEDERREAAIASTPSLQPNFKPKRGITQAQLSKFQELHMKRLQIKSKSKIKKKSRVGSDRSHSKDLNVHDSVVEDSTIAIEESSISNSESHINKNSSFVRQSNVAAPFASKKHQKLHWGLDTKERWERKANM; via the exons atggagaagaaagaagagcaGCAGGAATTAGAAGACGAGAGAAGGGAAGCAGCAATAGCTTCAACCCCATCTCTTCAACCCAATTTCAAGCCCAAACGAGGCATAACTCAAGCCCAGCTTTCCAAGTTCCAA GAATTGCACATGAAGCGTTTGCAAATAAAGTCAAAATCAAAGATTAAGAAGAAATCAAGAG TTGGAAGTGACAGATCACATAGCAAAGACCTCAATGTCCATGACTCTGTGGTTGAAGATTCAACTATAGCAATTGAGGAGTCAAGTATTTCCAACTCTGAAAGCCACATTAACAAAAACAGTTCCTTCGTAAGGCAGAGCAATGTAGCTGCTCCTTTTGCATCAAAGAAGCACCAGAAGCTACATTGGGG GCTTGACACAAAGGAAAGGTGGGAAAGGAAAGCTAACATGTAG